The Patescibacteria group bacterium genome has a window encoding:
- a CDS encoding efflux RND transporter periplasmic adaptor subunit → MKKQFFTKRNIIIFIVIAVILAAAGFVFASRGKNTATYVTDVVQRKDLLQTVSEVGTIESPSQINLNFTSPGKLAAKFVGTGDKIKIGQVLAQLDFQSLAIQRDQAQANLAGAQANLAKLRQGATAAQLAVAQAQVDQANAAYSAAVDNLNKTNLTVAEDITQTQNNLRDLQGLTATKTTQEQAVIAAQTALDNAKTNYQKSIDSATENLLNDLNGKLTSAVTALDNINVIITDDTIKDYLSSKNKIYLTQTQSDYASAQTLLAAANSSLAAVASNKSEANIDQAASDALACLKEISSALDNLYNALVNSSITNQTVLTTDKTNISAQITATNAAINVVSLDQQNFDNAYLAYNTNVTAAQNSLNTAQAARDQAITAAKNALSTAKVGGNQKISAAANSADTAQQALNTAQKQLAQLMAPPRTEDVNLAQAQVNNAQAALDLANKQIDDDMIKSPIDGQVIKDNYEVGEQTNLTLPVFSVLAENDLEISVDISESDIVKVKQDDAVEITLDAFGADKKFNGGVYFIDPASTVIQDVTYYRVKIKFTDPAEQLAQIKPGMTANVTIITDKRANVLTVPERAVIVKTSGDKIIRILAKGNIAEVPVKIGLRGDDGSVEITEGNLQPGQTVVVFINTK, encoded by the coding sequence ATGAAGAAGCAATTTTTTACTAAGAGAAATATCATCATCTTCATCGTTATCGCCGTAATTTTGGCGGCGGCAGGATTTGTTTTTGCCTCGCGGGGGAAAAATACCGCCACTTATGTTACCGATGTCGTGCAACGAAAAGATCTGCTCCAAACAGTGAGCGAAGTGGGCACGATTGAATCGCCCAGCCAGATCAATTTGAATTTTACCAGTCCGGGTAAATTAGCGGCTAAGTTCGTTGGCACCGGCGATAAGATAAAAATCGGCCAGGTTTTGGCCCAGCTTGATTTTCAATCTTTAGCCATTCAACGCGATCAAGCGCAAGCCAATCTGGCCGGAGCGCAAGCCAACCTGGCAAAATTAAGGCAAGGGGCAACGGCGGCGCAGTTAGCCGTGGCACAAGCGCAAGTCGATCAGGCTAATGCCGCTTATTCGGCCGCGGTCGATAATTTGAACAAAACAAATCTCACGGTAGCCGAAGACATCACCCAGACGCAAAATAATCTGCGTGATCTGCAGGGCTTAACCGCCACGAAAACCACCCAAGAGCAGGCGGTAATTGCCGCGCAGACCGCGCTGGATAATGCCAAGACCAATTATCAGAAATCGATCGACAGCGCGACGGAAAACTTGCTCAATGACCTTAATGGAAAACTGACGTCGGCCGTTACGGCGCTCGATAATATCAACGTGATCATTACCGACGACACCATCAAGGATTATTTAAGTTCGAAAAATAAAATTTATCTGACGCAAACCCAGAGCGATTACGCCAGCGCGCAAACTTTATTGGCCGCGGCCAACAGCAGTCTGGCGGCGGTAGCAAGCAATAAAAGCGAAGCTAATATCGATCAGGCGGCGAGCGACGCCCTGGCTTGCTTGAAGGAAATTTCTTCCGCCCTGGATAATTTATACAACGCCCTTGTCAACAGTTCGATCACTAATCAAACCGTTTTGACTACCGATAAAACCAATATCAGCGCGCAGATTACCGCTACCAACGCGGCCATCAATGTCGTTTCCTTAGACCAGCAAAATTTCGACAATGCTTATTTGGCTTATAACACCAATGTGACCGCCGCGCAAAACAGTTTGAACACGGCGCAAGCGGCTCGAGATCAGGCGATTACTGCCGCGAAGAACGCTTTATCCACGGCTAAAGTGGGCGGCAATCAGAAAATTTCCGCCGCCGCTAACAGCGCGGACACGGCTCAGCAAGCTTTGAACACCGCGCAAAAACAGCTGGCGCAGCTGATGGCCCCGCCGCGAACCGAGGATGTCAATTTGGCGCAAGCGCAAGTGAACAACGCCCAAGCGGCGCTGGATCTCGCCAACAAACAGATCGATGATGATATGATCAAGTCGCCGATCGACGGCCAAGTCATTAAAGATAACTATGAAGTAGGCGAACAAACCAATCTGACTCTGCCGGTCTTTTCGGTCTTGGCGGAAAACGATCTGGAGATCAGCGTGGACATTTCCGAATCCGATATCGTCAAAGTCAAGCAGGATGACGCGGTAGAAATAACCCTGGACGCTTTCGGCGCTGATAAAAAATTCAATGGCGGCGTTTATTTCATCGATCCGGCTTCGACCGTCATCCAGGATGTCACTTATTACCGGGTGAAAATAAAATTTACCGATCCGGCCGAGCAATTGGCGCAAATCAAGCCGGGAATGACCGCTAACGTGACGATCATCACTGATAAAAGAGCCAATGTCCTTACCGTGCCGGAGCGGGCCGTAATCGTCAAGACCAGCGGCGATAAGATCATCAGAATTTTGGCCAAGGGCAATATCGCTGAAGTGCCGGTTAAGATCGGTTTAAGAGGCGATGACGGTTCGGTGGAGATCACGGAAGGGAATTTACAGCCGGGGCAGACAGTGGTAGTTTTCATCAACACCAAATAA
- a CDS encoding trypsin-like peptidase domain-containing protein, with the protein MKKILKLSSLVLVAFFVLSGCSLPSAISRFLPAKSNQANNVQQPTAENSALIPSSTAANPENQPVASPAPAAIPVPLVKEEAFKGVVKIKTLSLDQTGALSEIQNGSGVVISSDGFLLTNSHVVTVEDDLDKSDKPAVYGICLTTNTSVEPDCSHLAELVIKDKDLDIALLHLLNAPAVSPYLDLMATDTASTSEEVTALGYPGIGQDTITITKGVVSGKLDKYGKSWIKTDAVISFGSSGGAAVDKNGQVMGITTAGYSDTLGELGYIINSASIIDWVKKGEAAYQPAAANPLNDRGLKFLQKQKDLETADVFTSDYPGFSLTKPSDWAFEYTNEDNLMIFNKKEEDKSGSVLISAYREPHLLSAADIIPIFKKELQQSLTLIKIGKEQAADINGTKGEKITISGGGQSKSLYFFPWREYLLSINYDYGENEKDQATVDSIINSLKTSVNTSPFSEIFAYQSADPVFGLNSIKGWPMLIQTEKGAPVVIKSKTSEGSFVELKLEQKTAETKNLNNEEILANYQQIVDSANQLGGQLDMEIKLVSQNTSYKINDEFPQALKMEVQVKKKSTGEIMEQDLQYDVSLNDKYNLTVVLEIFSKDKKAYNAAAADFSKIAQSLTLKPAVDSDHDGLSDAQEAQLGTDPRNPDTDGDGYLDGSEVVNGYNPLGK; encoded by the coding sequence ATGAAAAAAATTCTCAAGCTGTCGTCGCTCGTTTTGGTCGCCTTCTTCGTTTTAAGCGGCTGTTCTCTGCCGTCCGCGATTTCGCGCTTCTTGCCCGCCAAAAGCAACCAGGCGAACAATGTCCAGCAGCCGACCGCGGAAAATTCCGCGTTAATCCCTTCCTCTACCGCCGCTAATCCGGAAAATCAACCGGTAGCCAGCCCGGCGCCGGCGGCCATTCCGGTGCCGCTAGTTAAAGAAGAAGCTTTTAAGGGCGTGGTAAAAATTAAAACTTTGTCGCTTGACCAAACCGGCGCCTTGTCGGAAATTCAAAACGGCTCGGGCGTGGTCATCAGTTCCGACGGATTTCTCCTGACCAATTCTCACGTGGTTACGGTTGAAGACGATCTGGATAAAAGCGATAAACCCGCGGTTTACGGAATTTGTCTGACCACCAACACCAGCGTCGAACCGGATTGTTCGCATCTGGCCGAACTGGTGATCAAAGACAAAGATCTGGATATCGCCTTGCTGCATTTGCTCAATGCCCCGGCAGTTTCGCCTTATTTGGATCTGATGGCTACCGACACGGCCTCCACCAGCGAAGAAGTTACGGCTTTGGGTTATCCGGGCATCGGCCAGGACACGATTACGATCACCAAAGGAGTGGTGAGCGGCAAGCTGGATAAGTACGGCAAGAGCTGGATCAAGACCGACGCGGTTATCTCTTTCGGTTCTTCCGGCGGCGCCGCCGTTGATAAAAACGGCCAGGTGATGGGAATAACCACGGCCGGTTATTCCGATACTTTGGGCGAATTAGGCTATATCATCAACTCGGCTTCCATCATTGATTGGGTCAAAAAAGGCGAAGCCGCCTATCAGCCGGCCGCGGCCAATCCCTTGAACGATCGCGGTTTGAAATTTTTGCAAAAACAAAAAGATTTGGAAACCGCCGATGTTTTCACCAGCGATTACCCGGGTTTTTCCCTGACCAAACCGAGCGATTGGGCGTTTGAATATACCAATGAAGATAATCTGATGATCTTTAATAAAAAGGAAGAGGATAAAAGCGGCTCGGTATTGATCTCCGCTTATCGCGAACCGCATCTTTTGAGCGCGGCTGACATCATTCCGATCTTTAAGAAAGAATTGCAGCAATCTTTAACGCTGATCAAGATCGGCAAAGAACAAGCAGCGGATATCAACGGTACGAAGGGTGAAAAGATCACGATTTCCGGCGGGGGCCAGTCGAAAAGTTTATACTTTTTCCCCTGGCGGGAATATTTATTGTCGATCAATTATGATTACGGCGAAAACGAAAAAGACCAGGCCACGGTTGACAGCATCATCAATTCGTTAAAAACCAGCGTCAACACCAGTCCGTTTTCCGAAATTTTTGCCTATCAATCGGCCGATCCGGTTTTCGGCCTCAATTCGATCAAAGGCTGGCCGATGCTCATTCAAACCGAAAAAGGCGCGCCGGTGGTCATCAAAAGCAAAACCAGCGAGGGATCTTTTGTGGAATTGAAATTGGAGCAAAAGACCGCGGAGACAAAAAATTTGAACAATGAGGAAATTCTGGCCAATTACCAGCAGATCGTCGATTCGGCCAATCAGCTCGGCGGACAGCTGGACATGGAAATCAAGCTTGTCTCGCAAAACACCAGCTATAAGATAAATGATGAATTCCCCCAGGCGCTCAAGATGGAAGTTCAGGTTAAAAAGAAATCCACCGGCGAGATCATGGAACAGGATTTGCAATATGATGTCAGCCTTAATGATAAATATAATTTGACCGTTGTCCTGGAAATCTTCAGCAAGGATAAAAAAGCTTACAATGCCGCCGCGGCTGATTTCAGCAAGATCGCCCAGTCGCTTACCCTGAAACCGGCGGTTGATTCGGACCATGACGGCTTGAGCGACGCGCAAGAGGCGCAGCTGGGCACTGATCCGCGCAATCCGGATACGGACGGCGACGGCTATCTGGACGGCTCGGAAGTGGTGAACGGCTACAATCCGCTCGGCAAATAA
- a CDS encoding four helix bundle protein translates to MKEGNLILEKSYSFSLRIIKLYKYLTEAKREYILSKQVLRSGTSIGANAEEAVGGQSYKDFAAKIGIAYKEARETRYWLRLLKDGQYLENLFAESITKDCEEICRILSRIQITCNNK, encoded by the coding sequence ATGAAGGAGGGCAATTTAATTTTGGAAAAGAGCTATTCTTTTTCACTAAGAATAATAAAACTTTACAAATATTTAACCGAAGCAAAAAGGGAATATATTTTGTCTAAACAAGTTCTACGAAGCGGAACGTCGATTGGCGCCAATGCCGAAGAGGCGGTCGGTGGACAAAGTTATAAAGATTTTGCCGCCAAAATTGGCATCGCCTACAAAGAAGCCAGAGAAACCAGATACTGGTTAAGATTGCTTAAAGATGGTCAATATTTAGAAAATTTGTTTGCCGAATCTATTACCAAAGATTGCGAAGAAATCTGTCGAATATTAAGCAGAATACAGATCACTTGTAATAATAAATAA
- a CDS encoding HIT family protein has protein sequence MSCIFCKIAAGEIPAAKIYEDEKCLAFLDIKPVNFGHALLIPKEHYQMMPDTPDDLVAYLFVKAKELMPKIKQAMKADFVEICVIGNDVPHFHIHFIPRYFADGLSDAWPTKNYGPGEMLAVAEKIRKEIEGTSK, from the coding sequence ATGTCTTGTATTTTCTGTAAAATTGCCGCCGGCGAAATTCCGGCGGCCAAAATTTACGAGGATGAAAAATGCCTGGCCTTTTTGGACATCAAGCCGGTCAATTTCGGGCACGCTTTGTTGATTCCCAAGGAGCATTATCAAATGATGCCGGATACGCCGGACGATCTGGTCGCTTATTTGTTCGTGAAAGCCAAAGAATTGATGCCAAAGATCAAACAGGCGATGAAGGCGGATTTTGTGGAAATCTGCGTGATCGGCAACGACGTTCCGCATTTTCACATTCATTTCATTCCCCGCTATTTTGCCGACGGTTTAAGCGATGCCTGGCCGACAAAAAATTACGGACCGGGCGAAATGCTGGCGGTGGCGGAGAAGATCAGGAAAGAAATAGAGGGAACTTCAAAATAA
- a CDS encoding endonuclease domain-containing protein — MKIYNIKSQKQLRQKLRNERPVSERLLWSQLRNSQLGYKFRRQQGVGKYIVDFFCPELKLVIEIDGATHETEEEIKQDKIRQIFLESLGLKILRYRNLEIKEGLGGLVQYLIKFLKERDNEINHPQEPPPNPSFERRGDP, encoded by the coding sequence ATGAAAATTTACAATATTAAATCCCAAAAACAGCTGCGGCAAAAGTTGCGGAACGAGAGGCCTGTTTCGGAAAGATTGTTATGGAGTCAGCTTAGAAACAGCCAATTGGGATATAAATTCCGCCGACAGCAGGGAGTTGGTAAATATATCGTTGATTTTTTTTGTCCGGAATTAAAGCTGGTTATCGAGATAGATGGGGCGACCCATGAAACTGAGGAAGAAATAAAGCAAGATAAAATAAGACAAATTTTTTTAGAAAGTTTGGGGCTAAAAATTTTACGTTATCGTAATTTAGAAATAAAAGAAGGGCTCGGCGGGCTGGTTCAGTATCTGATTAAATTTTTAAAAGAACGTGATAATGAAATAAACCACCCCCAAGAACCACCCCCAAACCCCTCCTTTGAAAGGAGGGGGGATCCTTGA
- the uvrB gene encoding excinuclease ABC subunit UvrB gives MSLFNLESNYNPTGDQPQAIEKLEAGLAKGWRDQTLLGVTGSGKTFTMANIIAAESRPTLIISHNKTLAAQLYSEFKQFFPEAAVHYFVSYYDYYQPEAYIPQTDTYIEKETQINEEIDRLRHAATQSLINRRDVIIVASVSCIYGLGEREEYVAMSKKFSVGQKIKRNDILRELVSIQYERNDLEILRGQFRVRGENLDIHLATGEAVVRIILMADTIEKIKIYNINPGEKKPVWTRDLSKAPGTGLEEIIILPAKHFMTPADKMKVAMVKIREELEERLKELKKQGKEVEAYRLDKKTRYDLEMIETIGYCNGIENYSRHLSGRAAGMPPATLIDFFPSDYLMFVDESHVTLPQIGGMYFGDRSRKDTLIEFGFRLPSARDNRPLTFAEFESKVNQVIYVSATPREYEFKNSKQVVEQIIRPTGLLDPEVEVRPNQGSIENLLGEIRARADRNQRVLVTTLTKRMAEELADFLAEAGIRVKYLHGEVETFDRVALLRELREGAYDCLVGVNLLREGLDLPEVSLIAILDADISGFLRNETALIQTMGRAARHEEGKVIMYADKITPAMKFAIDETRRRRRIQEKYNREHNIIPRRAEAKFHEPIG, from the coding sequence ATGTCTTTATTCAACCTTGAATCAAATTACAATCCTACCGGTGATCAGCCGCAGGCGATCGAAAAGCTGGAGGCAGGATTGGCCAAAGGCTGGCGCGACCAGACGCTTTTAGGCGTGACCGGATCAGGCAAGACTTTTACCATGGCCAATATCATCGCCGCCGAGAGCCGGCCGACCTTGATCATTTCGCACAACAAAACTCTGGCCGCGCAATTATACAGCGAGTTCAAGCAATTTTTTCCCGAGGCGGCGGTGCATTATTTCGTTTCTTATTATGATTATTATCAGCCGGAAGCTTATATTCCTCAAACCGATACATATATAGAGAAGGAAACACAGATCAACGAAGAGATCGACCGCTTGCGCCATGCGGCCACGCAGTCTTTGATCAATCGGCGCGACGTGATCATTGTCGCGAGCGTTTCCTGCATTTACGGCTTGGGCGAACGCGAAGAATACGTGGCGATGAGCAAAAAATTTTCCGTCGGGCAGAAAATCAAGCGCAATGATATTCTGCGCGAGCTGGTTTCCATCCAATATGAAAGGAATGATTTGGAAATTTTGCGCGGCCAATTCCGGGTCCGCGGCGAAAATCTGGATATTCATCTGGCGACCGGCGAAGCGGTCGTCAGGATTATTCTGATGGCCGATACGATCGAGAAGATAAAAATTTATAATATCAATCCGGGCGAGAAAAAACCGGTTTGGACGCGCGACTTATCGAAAGCGCCAGGGACTGGACTTGAGGAAATCATCATTCTGCCGGCCAAGCATTTTATGACGCCGGCTGACAAGATGAAGGTAGCAATGGTGAAGATCCGCGAGGAATTGGAAGAACGGCTGAAAGAATTGAAAAAGCAGGGCAAGGAAGTCGAGGCTTATCGGCTTGATAAGAAAACCCGCTATGACTTGGAAATGATCGAGACCATCGGCTATTGCAATGGGATTGAGAATTATTCCCGCCATTTGTCCGGCCGCGCGGCTGGAATGCCGCCGGCGACGCTGATCGATTTTTTTCCGTCTGATTATCTGATGTTCGTTGATGAGTCGCATGTCACTTTGCCGCAAATCGGCGGAATGTATTTCGGCGACCGTTCGCGCAAAGACACTTTGATCGAATTCGGTTTCCGCTTGCCTTCTGCCCGCGACAACCGGCCGCTGACCTTTGCCGAATTTGAAAGCAAAGTCAATCAAGTGATCTATGTTTCGGCTACGCCCCGCGAATACGAATTTAAAAATTCTAAGCAAGTGGTGGAGCAGATCATCCGCCCGACCGGCTTATTGGATCCGGAAGTGGAAGTTCGGCCCAATCAAGGCTCGATTGAAAATTTGCTGGGCGAGATCCGCGCCAGAGCCGATCGCAATCAGCGCGTTTTGGTGACGACGCTGACCAAGCGGATGGCCGAAGAGCTGGCGGATTTTTTAGCCGAAGCCGGGATCAGAGTGAAATATCTGCATGGCGAAGTGGAAACTTTTGATCGCGTCGCGCTCTTGCGGGAATTGCGGGAAGGGGCCTACGATTGCCTGGTCGGCGTAAATCTTTTGCGCGAAGGATTGGATCTGCCCGAAGTTTCCCTAATCGCTATTTTGGACGCGGACATCTCCGGCTTTTTGCGCAACGAAACCGCATTGATACAGACGATGGGCCGCGCCGCCCGCCACGAAGAAGGCAAAGTGATAATGTATGCCGATAAGATCACTCCGGCGATGAAATTCGCCATCGATGAAACGCGCCGCCGCCGCCGCATCCAGGAAAAATACAACCGCGAGCATAACATCATTCCCCGCCGCGCCGAGGCGAAATTCCATGAACCGATCGGTTAA
- a CDS encoding carbohydrate kinase family protein — protein MKYDFITVGGIVEDITFYTEEGVMIENKDDVLKQKLVGFELGAKIRIADVSHFPGGGANNAAVCFSKLGFKTALLAAVGEDEAGKKMIKNLADNKVDTRLVKVLKGKETGFTFLVINQNREHVAFVYRGANSFLAVSKIEAQMMHYAKWLYVSSLSGEWEKVLDKVFGVKDALVAWNPGNAQLAAGAGHLRKYMKRTALFMVNKDEAIELAVSEGKLKNKDDKFFNDTKNLLIALKELGPSGVVITDGEKGADYYDGEEFYHGESLHVPHNKIADTTGVGDSFCATLIAGLEMYEGNYKKAMKLAMQNSAANLKETGAQAGLLEVKSKK, from the coding sequence ATGAAGTATGATTTTATTACCGTCGGCGGCATAGTCGAAGACATCACTTTTTACACCGAAGAAGGAGTGATGATCGAAAATAAAGACGATGTCTTGAAACAAAAGCTGGTCGGGTTCGAGCTGGGAGCGAAGATCCGCATTGCGGATGTCAGCCATTTCCCCGGCGGCGGCGCCAATAATGCCGCGGTTTGTTTTTCCAAATTGGGATTTAAAACCGCCTTGCTCGCCGCGGTCGGCGAAGACGAAGCCGGCAAAAAGATGATCAAAAATTTGGCCGATAATAAAGTTGACACCCGCCTGGTCAAAGTTCTCAAGGGCAAGGAAACCGGTTTTACCTTTTTGGTGATCAACCAAAACCGCGAGCATGTCGCTTTTGTCTATCGCGGCGCCAATTCGTTCTTGGCCGTTTCCAAGATCGAAGCGCAGATGATGCACTATGCCAAATGGCTTTATGTCTCTTCGCTTTCCGGCGAATGGGAAAAAGTTTTGGATAAGGTTTTCGGCGTCAAAGACGCCTTGGTCGCCTGGAATCCGGGCAATGCCCAGCTCGCCGCCGGCGCCGGGCATTTGCGTAAATACATGAAAAGAACGGCGCTGTTCATGGTCAACAAAGACGAAGCCATTGAACTGGCGGTGAGCGAAGGAAAGCTTAAGAACAAAGACGATAAATTTTTCAACGACACCAAAAATTTATTGATCGCCTTGAAAGAACTGGGTCCCTCCGGCGTGGTGATTACCGATGGCGAAAAAGGCGCTGATTATTATGACGGCGAAGAATTCTATCACGGCGAATCCTTGCATGTGCCTCATAATAAGATCGCCGATACCACCGGCGTGGGCGATTCTTTTTGCGCCACTTTAATTGCCGGGCTGGAAATGTACGAAGGCAATTACAAAAAAGCGATGAAACTGGCGATGCAAAATTCCGCCGCCAATCTCAAGGAGACGGGAGCGCAAGCAGGACTATTGGAAGTAAAAAGTAAAAAGTAA
- a CDS encoding response regulator — translation MKNVFIIEDDINLAGAMQAQFNLSGFSAEINRGNEEDIEALINEIRKVDADIVILDLILPKLDGFEIIKTIRADEEISDIYIFIFTDVSDEDSKARGLRLGANQYFIKQDFSPEEFADKVKRIMENREAMEKSEGNTYQV, via the coding sequence ATGAAAAACGTCTTTATTATCGAGGATGATATAAATTTGGCCGGCGCGATGCAGGCGCAGTTTAATTTAAGCGGATTTAGCGCCGAGATCAATCGCGGCAACGAGGAAGATATTGAAGCGCTGATCAACGAGATCAGGAAAGTCGACGCCGACATCGTGATTTTGGATCTGATCTTGCCCAAGCTCGACGGCTTCGAAATCATCAAGACGATCCGCGCCGACGAGGAAATTTCCGATATCTACATTTTTATCTTCACCGACGTTTCCGACGAGGACAGCAAAGCCCGCGGCCTGCGTTTGGGCGCCAACCAATATTTCATCAAACAGGATTTCAGCCCCGAGGAATTTGCCGATAAGGTTAAGCGGATCATGGAAAACCGCGAGGCAATGGAAAAAAGCGAAGGCAATACCTATCAAGTTTAA
- the rfbB gene encoding dTDP-glucose 4,6-dehydratase → MKMLVTGGAGFIGSDFIRYWIGKYPEDKIINLDVLTYAGNLENLKEVENNPNYQFVQGDICDVELVNGLVKGVDLIVNFAAETHVDRSIADSTDFIRTNVEGTRVLLDAAKNNGKIRFHHISTDEVFGHLEPNEPPFDEETKYDPRSPYSASKAAADHLVRAYFNTYGLPATISNCSNNYGPFQHPEKFIPSAVTNILQGKKILIYGSGENIRDWIHVRDHNRGVEAIIKKGRAGETYCLGGLPAPGATATKGGGELTNLALAKMILKSMGEGEDKIEFAADRPGHDRRYAIDSAKAQKELGWKKEIDFAAGLKETIEWYKNNRFWWEKLKRDQ, encoded by the coding sequence ATGAAAATGCTTGTCACGGGAGGGGCGGGCTTTATCGGCTCGGATTTTATCAGATATTGGATCGGAAAATATCCGGAAGACAAGATTATCAATCTGGATGTTTTGACGTACGCGGGGAATTTGGAAAATTTAAAAGAAGTTGAAAATAATCCCAATTATCAGTTTGTCCAGGGCGATATTTGCGATGTCGAGCTGGTTAACGGCTTGGTAAAGGGCGTTGATCTGATCGTTAATTTTGCCGCCGAAACGCATGTTGACCGCTCGATTGCCGATAGCACTGATTTTATCCGCACTAATGTCGAAGGCACGCGGGTTTTGCTGGACGCGGCTAAAAATAACGGCAAGATTCGTTTCCATCATATTTCCACCGATGAAGTTTTCGGCCATCTGGAGCCGAATGAGCCGCCATTCGATGAAGAAACGAAGTATGATCCGCGCAGCCCGTATTCCGCTTCGAAAGCGGCCGCCGATCATCTGGTCCGGGCCTATTTTAACACTTACGGTTTGCCCGCGACCATTTCCAATTGCTCCAATAATTACGGCCCATTTCAGCATCCGGAAAAATTTATTCCCTCGGCTGTTACCAATATTTTGCAAGGCAAGAAAATATTGATTTACGGTTCAGGAGAAAATATCCGCGACTGGATCCATGTCCGCGACCATAACCGCGGCGTGGAAGCGATCATCAAAAAGGGCCGAGCCGGGGAAACTTATTGCTTGGGCGGTTTGCCTGCGCCAGGGGCTACGGCGACCAAGGGCGGAGGGGAATTGACTAATTTGGCCTTGGCGAAAATGATCTTAAAATCGATGGGCGAGGGCGAAGACAAGATCGAGTTTGCCGCCGATCGCCCCGGCCATGACCGGCGCTATGCCATCGATTCGGCCAAAGCCCAAAAAGAATTGGGCTGGAAAAAAGAAATCGATTTTGCCGCGGGTTTGAAAGAAACGATCGAGTGGTATAAAAATAATCGCTTTTGGTGGGAAAAGCTCAAGCGCGATCAATGA